The Hippoglossus stenolepis isolate QCI-W04-F060 chromosome 12, HSTE1.2, whole genome shotgun sequence genome segment GTGAAGTTCAAACATAATTTGCTTCCTAGTAATATCAGCTTTTACTACTTCTCTGTTATGAATAACAGGTTGTGTTATTGTAGATTGGGGCAGACTGTGGATTGTGTTGTCTTGAAATATGATGCTGTGAGATGTTATCCGTTACTCATCCACGGGAGTCACATGATAAGCCCCCTGGCGTTTTGTCGGCTGCTCTCTATCTCTTGTGATTGTATGAATATTAACTTGTGTTTTCCCTTGTCATTATTTTGTAactgactttttaaatgttatcttCTTTTTCATATTGTGCAATCCAACAACATACTTTATAAACTTTTTTGTGTCTCACCTGGTCCCAGTCACCCGTTTGTAGTCGCTCGGCGAGTACACGGCCAGGATGGAGACCCCGGAGCCGATGTTGACCAGCAGCATGGGGAAGGGGTTATCCAGGGTGCAGGTTTTCTTCACGCAGCTCTGGGTGTCTGACGGGTTCTGGAAGTAGTAGCCCTCCGGGTGTCCGTTGAAGCCCACCCGGTCGACGTACAGCAGTCCACGAATCAGGCAGTCCAGCTCGTCCAGCTTCAGCAGCTCCAGGTCGGCCATCTGCACCACAAAGGGAGGACgtttaaaatatatgaataaacatTAAAGTAACACATCAAGAGgactaaatgaataaaactaaaagttTATCACATTGATTCGAAGCATCAATAAATCTATAAAGCTAAAAATGATTTTCCAAGTAAGACATAAGTGTGCACAAGGCGTTGGCTTCAGTTCGAGCTGCAGATCCCAGAACAGCTCAATGATCTTCCTGCTGACAGGGTCAACGAACTCATGTAAACACTCGCTTCAGGAGaggccctgttcacacctggtgtcaACTTCCATCTCaggtgatccgatcacaagtggacagctccgAGTTCACATCTTCCACACACTTACCGCTCGGAAGTCGTTCTCGAACTTGTAGGCCCCGCCTCCGGTGGCGCAGAGTGTCGTGTGCAGGCTGGAGAAGTTCTTGTCGCGTCCCATCTGGATAAAACGGGGCATGGCCTGTGTCGGGAAGCGAATGAAGTGCAGGTTCCCCGTCCTGCCGCACATGGTCAGGTTCCTCAACTCCAGGTGGACGTCACGGACCCCAGTTTTACCTGAGCGAGGTATATTTACAATATAGGATTCTCTCGCCACACTCTTCACTCCTCTATTGTTTATTCTCACAAAAACCTCCACTATCTCCCATTTCCACATTCACTAGATCACatgatgttttacttttaattaagaaaactaatttcattttatttggacCCACtctgaaaacaaatctgtgaataaatataaaaaaaataggcTCAACTGGAAATCACATACTAATGTGATTTCATGATTGTACACTCTTCTTATATTAATCCATAATTTTGCCTTAGACAAGTTATATATctgcaaatatataaacacCAAAAAAACAGCCAAAAGAAAGGATTTAATAACGACAGAAAGGATTTCTTATAATTATGTTTATGTCAGATACAGGGAGAGCACAGAATCCCCCTTTGTCAAGATCTTCCATCTCTGTTTCTCACATTGATAAACGTCAGGTTGTTCAGTTTATGTGACGTCATCAGTCTTTTGTCTTTAGTAGTAATGTCAGTTTACGGTATGTGGCGTCATTCACAACTCACACACCTGGATGTTCAGTATGGGCAACACACTTTATTAACAAGCTGTGGTCGACTGGTAAAGGGCTGTAGACTTGAGTTTttccatgtgcatgtgtgtgtatacctaCCATAAGCCACGTTTGAGGTGAGGTAGCGGCGGATGGACTTGAGGTTTTCCACTTCTTCCTGTTCTTCCTCTGCGGTGATGTCGACTGGCTCAAAGTACACCAACTTCACCAGGGTGCCACCGATGTCCATACCGAACCAGGGGAAGGCTGGagaggaagacgaagacgaagataTGTAAACAACTGTTTCCCTTTGAACACAAGACATAAACAGATCTAAATGACCAAACCCAGGAGTTGAGCCATGTGAATAACCAACATCTTTAAAGCTGATTATTTACTTGCTAAATTAATACATTCAGTTTAACCCAgactctttgttttggttttatgtaGCTTTGATAAATAGGATCCATTATGTTAATGGAAACGGAAACACAGTATCTGTAAGTGATACTGAATAAAAGCCCGTTAATGGACTGTTGTGAACCACAGGGCCAcaaaaataaccacaaaaacaaattatacTGTGATTCATTCATATCTCATCATGACTTCAGTATCATATCCTGGAACTGACAGATTTTACAAGaactgattgttttttaattacttttcaaAGAAAATGTGGCGAAATTATCTGATTTCAGCTTCTTACATGTGAATATTTTCTGGTTTCTTTAAATCATCTACGACAGCAAACTCAATATCTTTGGACGTTAGGGACTTTTATCAATTTTATTGCCCATGCGACTGATCAACTAATTGATTCGTCAAACGAAAACAAAAGCAGCGGCCCCTCTATTTGAGAAGATTTAACCAGTAAATGGTTGCAGATGCATTTTTCAGATGACTGATTAATCTTTGTTTCGCTGTGTGAAAACGGTCTGGAGCGGATGACACAGCTTGGAGAGGAGAACCTGGTCTGGACGGTTTCAGTTTGGTAGAACATCGAGTTCAGCACAAGAcgttaagaaaaaaagaaaaaccaccGCCGCTCAACAAGAGCTacagtttccatggaaacagacAACCCCTGACCACCCCCCCCCATCATCTCCTccgctctctgtgtctcacacactcctcagcCTCATATTCGCTCTTTCATTTatcctttctctccatcccgTTCTCATTCACCATccatctttatctctctctttctctgtcgaCAACtgcatccccctctctctcgtctggcttcttcctttttctccttgcatttcccttttctccccctcttgcTTGCTTCTCGTCTCTGAATcgatttaattaaattcaagtCAGATTTACTGGCGTGGACCGAAGAGAACAGATGCTGCAAGACGTTTTTTAATGCACCACAAAGCAACAGCGTTATTTAACTTAGAGGTGCATCAGCCTTTCTAACAGGCTTTATTACCTTGATAATTAACGCTGAAAGGATTAGCTACTTAATCAATTAGTCAACTGCAAATCTAGTTTAATTATAATTTCACTCAGGCAGCCAATATGACAAACATTGACCAGTGTTCCAGTTCCAgtgtcttgtgtctgttttACGACAGCGTAAAATGAATCTTGTCAAGTTGTGGACAGAACAAACAATCTGAAGATGTCACATTGGGATCAGGCAGTTTCATTTTGACCAATCAGCGAGTCCACAACTCGGAACAATGAAAACCCTGTGCGACTGTTTAAGACAACACGTGGTCACTATGGTTGCGGAGAACGGCAGCATTCTGCTAAAGaatgcatttaaatgaaagTATTTGGTGCATGACGATTGGCCGGCCCACTCTGCATACAAGACACTGCACAACCACGCTCCTTCATATACAACTTACTCATATAGAAAAACCATagtactttaaatataaaaaacattgttcATAAAGAAAAAATGACATCAGTCAAtctgagctctctctctctctctctctcgtataTCAGTCCATATGTTTGCCAATATAAACCGATacacttttactttgtagagTAAACAAAGCAGAatacatgtgcacatgtttataatttacattaaaaGAATTCTATGCATTTGGttgagtttattttctttgtatctatatttaatctgtgtaaatgtgtgtgtgtattattatatttatgttattcaTTTACGGTTAAACTGTAACATATCAAGCCAAATTACGTTGTCGTGAGGGATTGATGACGACATTGTGGGAATCAttgacagttttttaaaatatgtataaatatctGCAAATATATCGGTATCAGAATTTTTTTGCGATATTGGCATCAGCCCCCAGAGATCTATATTGGCCCGGCTCTACTTGAAACTTACATTAAACCTGACGGCATAATAAACTGAATTTATTATTCCTGTTATAAATAGAACCGGAGATGTTGCCGGGATTGTTTTATGTGTCAGTCTGCGATAGTGTTGTATTGACCCGTGTTAAAACGAAGAGCACTTGACCACTGAAACCTCTCGCAGTAACTGAGTCCATGTGAGTGACCAGTATCACCAGCACCATCACTGCTGCCCCGTCACCTCCACACCTGCTGCTGGGGTCCGGTTACCTTTAGCAGGAGTCaactctctcctccttcactgtTTGGTTGACTCTTTCTCATCGTCCCCTCTCACCTACTGACCAGCTCTGATGTCTGTCAACACAACCTCAAGGGATTCTGCTCTGGAGCGCCCTCTTGCCTAATTTGGAAAACACTTCTATGGATAGTTCCAATAAGTTGTGTGATTATATTATTTGCATTTGTGACATTGATTTAAGACTTGACTCAAACCACCTATTAGAGTAAGATAATTAtcattttctttgctctttctctctctttaggGAAACTGAAGTCAGCTGCTTTCTCCCTGAAGCCATAAAACATAAAGATTTACAACAGACGCTGAAACTAAGCCATGAAagattttcagttttgaaaaaaTGTTCTCTCATATAATCAAAGGTAAAAGCATCACTGCAAGAGACCAGGATACATGACGGCTTTTGCCTCAAGTGACAATCACATTTCCCCCCCACTCAAATATTACAATAAGTCAGTGTTACAACAGTTCTTAATTTATTGAAGACAAGTTTCCCATTAGACCTGAAGTGATTACTATCAGTATTCTTTGTGAATTACCAACGGTTactttgattattgatttatattttcagtGATTCGGCGattaaaaatagaagaaaaagcCAGAGATTTCAGCCTCTTAAATGAaaagatttgctgcttttcttgtcatttatttaactttttggtCATTTATCACAATTTAGTTTGGGATTTATGGACTTTTGGTTGAGCAAAACAAGACAATTAACTTTCTTCCAAAGAATAAACAACTGTTAAAAATCAGCTAAATAATtgataacaaaaacacaagttcAAGTAACTAACTTTTAAAGCCTCTATAAGAgcctttaaaatgtgtctttgacGACTCAGCAAAGTAcagagtgaaggtgaagaggcATCAGTATTAGTTTTGTGCTCTGCTTTTTTGTAAGTACAAAAGTTAATCTACAGCCTGACTATTTCCTTATCGTGTCAATGAGTACTTGTAGTTTCAGATAACAAAAGTGTAAACTCCATTGAGTGCAAGGCAAAATTGTATTGTGCAACCTCATGTGcataaaaagtgaaattatATTTCATGCCGTACTTGATGggactttaaaataattattatccTGAATTATTTTTTCTGTACTTGAAACAAGCAAAGAACGAGCGCAGGCTTTGTTAGCCAATATGAAATCACGGATGCAAACAGCAACGCGTGTCCTTTGATTGAGTTCATTGTCAGGATCCGACATCATGATACTACTTTACACTTATTGACTGAGTTTCTCCTGTGATCTTTCTCCTTATgcagtggaaaaacaacaaacagtgaCTACATAATTAATACACGATGGCACGGGAAACGTGACAGCTTCCATTACAGCTGCTTGCCGTCAGTGATGCATGGACGCACTGACTGTGAAAGACTTAACAAGCTTTCTTTCATTCTTGTGGCTGAATAAACACATATACGTTTTTTATAAAATACTCCAGAAACTAAAATGAAGCATCCTGTCGTAATTCCTAATTTCCTTGACCCTCCCCACAGCCGTTATGTGTTAAAACCCAACAATGAAGCATCActgaggaaagaagaaaagaaaatgtgtgtgtcctaaGTGGACCCCTAGGTGCCCACTTATCCAGGgtttccatttaaaaagcacaaacatatacacacgtggacgcacacacactaacacacagtgtccagtcaaaggtcagtgtgacAAAGAGTAGTTCACAAGCGATCTGTGTCCTTGTAGGTGAAGGGTCTCATGGCCTCACACACCTCATGTGATACACCGTCTGAAAGCATCTACAGTTTGACTTGAATTACAAAAGGTAGTAAAGGgattcatttataaataaataggttTTTTTCCGCCACACTCACTGTtcagctttcacacacacaccctcaggaTTATCAGCAACAACTATTTCTATTAAATTTCCTCTTGCTTAACCTTTAATCTCAGGTTTCACAGAGAGgcttgtcgtgtgtgtgtgtgagtgtaagtgcTTTGTGCAGAGAGCACAGGACAAGAACAACACTTGTACAGCCTGTTTGTATGATAAGAGGAAAATAAACCACTGCACAGctgaacactgtgtgtgtgtgtgtgtatatatatatatatatatatatatatatatatatatatatatatatatatatatatatatatatatacactcattACAAAGCAAAACATCCCTGCCGGTTCAGGCCTGTTTACAATGACGCCAATAGAG includes the following:
- the pank1a gene encoding pantothenate kinase 1a isoform X2, translating into MKLISEKKPAFPWFGMDIGGTLVKLVYFEPVDITAEEEQEEVENLKSIRRYLTSNVAYGKTGVRDVHLELRNLTMCGRTGNLHFIRFPTQAMPRFIQMGRDKNFSSLHTTLCATGGGAYKFENDFRAMADLELLKLDELDCLIRGLLYVDRVGFNGHPEGYYFQNPSDTQSCVKKTCTLDNPFPMLLVNIGSGVSILAVYSPSDYKRVTGTSLGGGTFLGLCCLLTGCETFEEALEMASKGDSTNVDKLVKDIYGGDYERFGLQGSAVASSFGHMMSKDKRDSISKEDLARATLVTITNNIGSIARMCAVNEKIERVVFVGNFLRINTVSTKLLAYAMDFWSKGQLRALFLEHEGYFGAVGALLELLKTSEDP